One Bacillota bacterium DNA segment encodes these proteins:
- the secF gene encoding protein translocase subunit SecF — translation MGIDIIGKKRLFLAISGILILLSVISLSIKGLNLGVDFTGGSLIRLRFESPVSAAQVMNVLVSQELSDLHLDKAVVQPVKGTSDVQVRAHVNGRPFNDEQLERVLNVLGERLGKVNVVESEMVEPIIGGELLRRALVACIIGSIGILIYVSARFEFKFATAAVIALVHDVLITLGAFSLMGREVNSPFMAAILTILGYSINDTIVVYDKIRENLKIRRRGEGLAELVNRSILETMTRTLNTLITTLLAVVAVYMFGGATIRDFALALIIGLTSGTYSSIFIASSIWLDWKNWEREREKRAALAKA, via the coding sequence ATGGGCATAGATATTATCGGCAAGAAGCGACTTTTCCTTGCGATCTCAGGCATTTTGATCCTGCTGAGTGTCATCTCCTTGTCCATAAAGGGGCTCAACCTGGGGGTGGATTTCACTGGCGGGTCGTTGATACGGCTTAGATTTGAAAGCCCTGTGAGTGCGGCGCAGGTGATGAACGTACTGGTAAGTCAGGAATTATCCGATCTTCACCTGGATAAAGCAGTTGTCCAGCCGGTAAAGGGGACCAGTGACGTCCAGGTCCGTGCCCATGTAAATGGCCGGCCATTCAACGATGAGCAACTAGAAAGGGTCCTCAATGTCCTGGGTGAGCGTCTCGGTAAGGTAAATGTCGTTGAGTCTGAAATGGTTGAACCTATAATCGGCGGCGAGCTTCTGAGGCGGGCGCTGGTTGCCTGCATAATTGGTTCGATAGGTATTCTGATATATGTGAGCGCCAGGTTTGAGTTCAAATTTGCGACTGCCGCTGTAATAGCGCTGGTGCATGACGTCCTGATCACGCTGGGCGCGTTCTCCCTCATGGGACGTGAGGTCAATAGCCCATTTATGGCAGCCATCTTGACTATCCTAGGGTACTCGATCAATGACACGATCGTGGTTTACGATAAGATAAGGGAAAATCTAAAGATCAGGAGAAGAGGGGAAGGTCTCGCTGAACTTGTGAATAGGAGTATACTCGAGACAATGACTAGGACTCTTAATACGCTTATCACGACGCTCCTGGCAGTAGTCGCTGTATATATGTTCGGCGGCGCTACCATAAGGGATTTCGCGCTGGCGCTCATCATAGGGCTTACCTCGGGAACCTATTCTTCCATCTTCATTGCCTCTAGCATATGGCTAGACTGGAAGAACTGGGAGCGCGAGCGAGAGAAGAGGGCCGCCCTGGCGAAGGCATAG
- the secD gene encoding protein translocase subunit SecD, with product MNRTNLWKLIGILVLTVFCAVTIYYRPLNLGLDLRGGTRLVLEAQDTDAVKVDEDAVMRAKEVIERRIDQMGLAEPVIYRQGDRRVVVELAGVRDPDRAKKIIGQTAQLEFKDESGRVVMTGADLRNATAGPDEYGRPSVHFELTPEGAKKFEIATRENLGRRIAILLDNQMLSNPQVQAVIKDKGIIQGIESMNTAKDLAMMLRAGALPVPMKLLHSEVLEPMLGKESIQQSAVAAVVGVGLVLLYMLGIYKLPGLMADIALLIYGVLVMASLAGLHATLTLPGIAGLILSVGMAVDANVIIFERIKEEIRGGKRLGAAIRAGHDRALNCILDSNITTLITGAVLYLYGTGSVKGFAVTLGLGVLISMFTAVVVTRTIMSAIVDRNPDKYVAYFGA from the coding sequence ATGAATAGAACCAATTTATGGAAGCTCATTGGGATCCTGGTTTTAACGGTATTTTGCGCTGTGACTATCTATTATCGTCCGTTAAATCTGGGCCTGGATCTCAGGGGCGGCACGAGGCTCGTGCTGGAAGCCCAGGACACTGATGCCGTCAAAGTGGACGAGGACGCAGTCATGCGGGCAAAAGAAGTCATTGAGAGGCGTATCGATCAGATGGGACTCGCTGAGCCAGTGATTTACCGCCAGGGTGACCGTCGCGTGGTGGTGGAACTGGCAGGAGTCAGAGACCCTGATCGTGCCAAGAAGATTATCGGGCAGACAGCCCAGCTTGAATTCAAGGATGAATCAGGGAGGGTGGTCATGACCGGGGCGGATTTGCGCAATGCCACTGCCGGTCCTGATGAGTACGGAAGACCCTCAGTGCATTTTGAGTTAACCCCCGAGGGGGCTAAGAAGTTCGAGATCGCAACTAGGGAAAATCTGGGGCGCAGGATAGCAATACTTCTGGATAACCAGATGTTGAGTAACCCGCAGGTTCAGGCGGTGATCAAAGACAAGGGGATCATCCAGGGGATAGAGAGCATGAATACTGCCAAGGACCTGGCGATGATGCTCCGGGCCGGCGCCCTTCCCGTGCCGATGAAGCTGCTCCACAGCGAGGTGCTCGAGCCGATGCTCGGGAAGGAGTCGATACAACAGAGCGCTGTTGCAGCCGTAGTCGGTGTCGGATTGGTGTTGCTGTATATGCTCGGGATATATAAGCTGCCAGGGCTCATGGCTGATATTGCCCTGCTCATATATGGCGTTCTTGTAATGGCATCTCTCGCCGGATTACATGCGACTCTCACGTTGCCAGGCATCGCGGGTCTGATCCTTTCAGTCGGAATGGCTGTTGACGCCAATGTAATAATCTTCGAAAGGATAAAGGAAGAGATTCGCGGCGGCAAGAGACTAGGGGCTGCGATAAGAGCGGGTCATGACAGGGCGCTCAACTGTATTCTGGACTCCAATATTACGACCCTGATTACCGGAGCGGTTCTATATCTATATGGAACTGGTTCTGTCAAGGGTTTTGCCGTTACACTCGGGCTGGGCGTCTTGATCAGCATGTTTACCGCCGTTGTGGTGACGCGAACGATAATGAGCGCGATAGTTGACAGAAACCCCGACAAATATGTAGCCTATTTCGGGGCATAG
- a CDS encoding carbohydrate ABC transporter permease, whose product MPAGDRPGRGLNSLARSKRKTELLGRIFVYATLVIASIVILIPVFWMLSTALKEDGEVYLFPPQWIPTKFLWGNFVRALTFLPFGRYFTNTVIVTFSSMFGQLLSSSLVAYGFARLRARARDMLFILVLATMMIPSQVTMIPLFVLFKQLNWVDTFKPLIVPNFFGSAFFIFLLRQFFMTIPIELDDAAKIDGCGYLGIYGRVLMPLTKPALATVAIFGFMWNWNDFMGPLIYLNSRDKLTVSLALSRFTGMYGMTAWNLLMAASLVVALPCLVLFFFTQRYFIQGIVITGLKG is encoded by the coding sequence CTGCCCGCGGGCGATAGGCCGGGAAGGGGGTTGAATTCGTTGGCTAGAAGCAAACGTAAGACAGAATTGCTAGGCCGGATATTTGTCTATGCTACCCTGGTCATTGCAAGCATAGTTATCCTCATTCCGGTTTTCTGGATGTTATCCACCGCCCTAAAGGAGGATGGCGAAGTCTACCTTTTCCCGCCTCAGTGGATTCCCACTAAGTTCCTCTGGGGCAACTTCGTCCGGGCTCTTACATTCCTACCATTTGGCCGGTATTTCACCAATACCGTAATTGTCACCTTTTCATCTATGTTCGGCCAGCTCCTTTCCTCATCGCTGGTAGCCTATGGTTTTGCTAGATTGAGAGCACGAGCCAGAGATATGCTGTTTATCTTGGTGCTGGCTACCATGATGATTCCGTCTCAGGTTACCATGATTCCGCTGTTTGTTCTTTTCAAACAACTGAATTGGGTAGATACTTTCAAGCCATTAATAGTGCCCAATTTTTTCGGCAGCGCGTTTTTCATCTTCCTTCTCAGACAATTTTTCATGACCATACCCATTGAACTCGATGATGCGGCCAAGATAGATGGGTGCGGTTACCTGGGCATATACGGGAGAGTGCTTATGCCGCTCACCAAGCCAGCTCTGGCGACAGTTGCCATATTCGGGTTCATGTGGAACTGGAATGATTTTATGGGTCCCCTCATCTACTTGAACAGCAGGGATAAGCTCACGGTAAGCCTGGCTCTGAGCCGGTTTACCGGCATGTATGGCATGACGGCGTGGAACCTCCTTATGGCTGCGTCATTGGTAGTCGCTCTTCCATGTCTTGTGCTGTTTTTCTTTACACAGAGATATTTCATACAAGGGATCGTGATAACAGGACTCAAGGGGTGA
- a CDS encoding sugar ABC transporter permease translates to MKTHLSHMARREEAAFYLFISPWLIGFIAFTAGPIVASLFFSFCNYDIVNPPQWIWLGNFAKLLSDPLFWQSLKVTAIYSFFGVPLDMMASLAIALLLNQKVRGLAWFRTIFYMPSVISGVAVSLLWMWIFNPEFGILNYLLWILFRIHGPAWIMSEEWVLPALIIMSLWGIGGGIVIYLAGLQGVPTELYEAAEIDGATPWNKLMRITLPMMSPVILFNLIMGIIGSFQVFTQAYVMTGGGPHYASLFYVLYIYQNAFQFFSMGYASALAWILFLIILALTLLVFKSSPLWVYYEGTARGR, encoded by the coding sequence ATGAAGACGCATCTCAGCCATATGGCGAGGCGGGAAGAGGCTGCATTTTATCTCTTTATTTCCCCATGGTTGATCGGATTTATCGCATTTACGGCCGGCCCCATCGTAGCATCACTCTTTTTTAGCTTTTGCAACTATGATATCGTGAACCCTCCTCAATGGATTTGGCTCGGGAATTTCGCAAAGCTGTTGTCAGATCCTCTATTTTGGCAATCGCTCAAAGTCACGGCTATTTACTCTTTCTTTGGCGTGCCTCTTGACATGATGGCATCGCTTGCCATAGCCCTGTTGCTCAACCAAAAGGTCCGTGGCCTTGCCTGGTTCAGGACGATCTTTTACATGCCATCGGTTATTTCTGGCGTTGCTGTATCTCTATTGTGGATGTGGATATTCAACCCCGAATTCGGGATACTCAACTATCTTCTTTGGATCCTCTTTCGCATTCATGGGCCTGCCTGGATAATGAGCGAAGAGTGGGTGTTGCCGGCATTGATCATCATGAGCCTTTGGGGCATCGGTGGAGGTATAGTGATATATTTGGCTGGGCTTCAGGGTGTGCCCACGGAATTGTATGAAGCAGCCGAGATAGATGGGGCCACCCCATGGAATAAGCTTATGAGAATCACTCTGCCCATGATGAGTCCTGTAATATTGTTCAATCTCATAATGGGCATAATCGGCTCATTTCAGGTCTTCACCCAGGCTTATGTGATGACAGGTGGCGGCCCGCATTATGCGTCTCTCTTCTATGTGCTCTATATATACCAGAACGCATTCCAGTTCTTTAGCATGGGCTATGCCTCAGCTCTGGCATGGATCCTATTTCTGATAATATTGGCGCTTACTCTCCTGGTATTCAAGTCTTCGCCGCTCTGGGTATATTACGAAGGCACTGCCCGCGGGCGATAG
- a CDS encoding extracellular solute-binding protein, producing the protein MDLTSLAKKHEKTLRMNDFYKVALEGATYKDQLRGIPFLQAYTACFFNATLFDKAGVSYPPTDWADKTWTWEKMIETAKKLTRDVNGDGRIDEYGVVETRDIFELAWGWGGDMFPKESYISGPPTKVALDDQKNYKALVTALQNKADLTYKHKVSPTPAQLQVIEQMGPVLKTGKVGMVMSGDWAIWQPLPKNFKWGIAAVPYSHPERKVCLYTDPMEISSKTKHPEEVWEFVQYLVSDEVQKIFGQRTGRIVSRPSLRGMYIDHISPYVVNTKEQLDQVLDGAFTYAQEDAEHTIFGFYKLQSIWNAEIDPLWLGKKSAKEVVDTMIPKLNSAIKENLESLRKK; encoded by the coding sequence ATGGATTTGACCTCCCTCGCCAAGAAGCATGAGAAAACCCTGCGGATGAATGATTTCTACAAAGTAGCCCTAGAAGGCGCGACTTATAAGGACCAGCTACGCGGTATCCCATTTCTTCAAGCATACACAGCTTGCTTCTTCAATGCGACATTGTTTGATAAAGCCGGAGTCTCCTATCCTCCGACCGACTGGGCGGATAAAACCTGGACATGGGAGAAGATGATCGAAACCGCGAAAAAGTTGACGCGGGACGTGAACGGAGACGGCAGGATAGATGAATATGGAGTCGTTGAGACGAGGGATATCTTCGAACTTGCCTGGGGTTGGGGCGGAGACATGTTTCCCAAGGAATCCTACATCTCGGGTCCACCCACCAAGGTCGCCCTCGATGACCAGAAAAATTACAAGGCTTTGGTAACCGCGCTGCAGAACAAGGCTGATCTCACATACAAGCACAAGGTGAGTCCCACTCCTGCGCAGTTGCAGGTCATTGAGCAGATGGGCCCTGTTCTCAAGACAGGCAAGGTCGGCATGGTCATGAGCGGCGACTGGGCCATATGGCAGCCGCTGCCCAAGAACTTTAAATGGGGAATAGCGGCAGTCCCATATTCTCACCCTGAAAGAAAGGTCTGCCTATACACAGATCCTATGGAGATCTCCAGCAAGACAAAACATCCTGAAGAAGTATGGGAGTTTGTCCAGTATCTGGTAAGCGACGAGGTGCAAAAGATCTTCGGGCAACGCACCGGCAGGATAGTGTCGCGTCCGTCTCTGAGGGGAATGTACATCGATCATATAAGCCCATATGTAGTGAATACCAAGGAACAGCTTGATCAGGTCCTGGATGGAGCGTTCACTTATGCTCAGGAAGACGCGGAACATACCATATTTGGCTTTTATAAACTCCAGTCAATTTGGAATGCTGAAATCGATCCTCTATGGCTTGGCAAAAAGAGCGCCAAAGAGGTTGTTGACACTATGATACCCAAGCTCAACAGTGCCATAAAGGAAAATCTCGAGAGCCTGCGCAAGAAATAG
- the rhaI gene encoding L-rhamnose isomerase: protein MDGRSFAMTDAWETLRGRGINPETFRERLRDFKVETPSWGYGNAGTRFQVFPQPGAARDIWEKLEDAALVHQLTGACPSVAIHIPWDKVDDYGALKRRAESLGLKVGAVNPNLFQDHEYMLGSLCHADASIRRRARNHLLECVQIAKEVNSSMISLWLSDGTNFPGQGNFRKRREWLIEALEETYAAMPEGMRLLIEYKPFEPAFYHTDVADWGSAYALAMRLGPRAQVLVDLGHHLHGANIEHIVATLIFEGRLGGFHFNDRKYADDDLITGSSNPYQLFLIFNELVDALEDDDPSISDHASRIGYMIDQSHNIEPKIPAMIRSVINIQTALAKALLVDRVALARAQADGDVLGAESILRDAFETDVRPLLAKFRVEEGLPEDPIAAYYSGGYHEKIVSTRNVSK from the coding sequence ATTGACGGGAGGTCTTTTGCGATGACGGATGCTTGGGAGACTCTTCGAGGGCGGGGAATAAACCCTGAGACTTTTAGAGAGAGGCTTCGCGATTTTAAGGTGGAAACTCCATCATGGGGATATGGAAATGCCGGAACCAGATTTCAGGTGTTCCCACAGCCTGGGGCGGCTCGGGATATATGGGAAAAACTAGAAGATGCTGCTCTTGTGCATCAGCTGACAGGCGCTTGTCCGTCTGTGGCTATACATATCCCATGGGATAAAGTCGATGACTATGGGGCCCTGAAGCGCAGGGCTGAAAGCCTGGGACTCAAGGTTGGTGCTGTGAATCCCAATCTTTTTCAGGATCATGAATATATGCTAGGGAGCCTCTGCCATGCGGATGCCAGCATCAGGAGGCGGGCCAGGAATCATCTTCTGGAATGCGTCCAGATAGCCAAAGAGGTGAATTCATCTATGATCAGCCTGTGGCTGTCCGATGGTACGAATTTCCCTGGCCAGGGGAATTTCCGCAAACGTCGTGAGTGGCTTATAGAGGCTCTGGAGGAGACATATGCGGCGATGCCGGAGGGGATGCGCCTCCTGATAGAATATAAGCCCTTTGAGCCTGCGTTCTATCATACCGATGTCGCAGATTGGGGATCAGCCTATGCCTTGGCTATGCGCCTTGGCCCCCGAGCCCAGGTATTGGTTGATCTGGGTCACCATTTGCATGGAGCCAACATAGAGCATATCGTTGCGACTCTCATATTTGAGGGCCGGTTGGGCGGTTTCCATTTCAATGACCGGAAATATGCTGACGACGACCTGATTACCGGTAGCAGCAACCCCTATCAATTGTTCCTGATCTTCAATGAACTGGTAGATGCGCTCGAAGATGATGATCCTTCAATTTCCGACCATGCCTCCCGAATAGGGTATATGATAGACCAGAGCCATAATATAGAGCCAAAGATTCCTGCCATGATCCGCTCTGTCATCAATATTCAAACGGCACTGGCCAAGGCGCTTCTTGTGGATCGTGTCGCCCTTGCAAGGGCCCAGGCGGACGGTGATGTGCTGGGAGCCGAATCCATACTGCGAGATGCTTTTGAGACGGATGTGCGCCCGCTCCTGGCCAAGTTCCGGGTAGAAGAAGGTCTGCCGGAGGATCCGATAGCTGCCTATTATTCAGGCGGATATCATGAGAAAATTGTATCTACTAGAAATGTGTCAAAATAG